In a single window of the Diospyros lotus cultivar Yz01 chromosome 10, ASM1463336v1, whole genome shotgun sequence genome:
- the LOC127811099 gene encoding uncharacterized protein LOC127811099, whose protein sequence is MEARKLRPYFQAHAVTVLTDQPLRQILQRPECSGRLTKWVVELSKYDISLEPRKAIKGQALADFIVECTHSPAIEKACSEAWMLFVDGASNAKGSKAGVVLISPEKEMLEYSLHFIFPSSNSIAEYEALLAGMKLAEKLEVKNLTAHSDSQLVVQQFQGTFEVREPLLARYLQKVKELAPRFERFELIQINRSLNHHADALSKLASARDTSGRLIHMEVLQRPSVETSEEGVHCVDIVDDWRTPILKYLLNQELPAAPSEARKLKTKKARFTVIGQELYKREYSVPLLKCLGTREADQALEEVHEGDCSEHLGARVLAGKVLRAGFFWPTLKQDAAQKVQTCDKCQKHGPLTLRPPSSIQPIFQPLPFAQWGLDILGPFPMASAQRKFLLVATDYFTKWVEAEPLATITEKKVEGVIWKDIICRFGIPRILNTDHGT, encoded by the coding sequence ATGGAAGCAAGAAAACTGAGACCCTACTTTCAAGCCCACGCTGTAACAGTATTGACAGATCAACCGTTAAGACAGATTCTACAGAGGCCAGAGTGTTCAGGAAGACTGACTAAGTGGGTAGTTGAGCTCAGCAAATACGATATTAGCCTCGAGCCTAGGAAGGCAATAAAAGGgcaagcgttggcagacttcatagTGGAGTGCACTCACTCACCTGCGATAGAAAAAGCTTGCTCGGAAGCATGGATGTTGTTTGTGGACGGGGCATCTAACGCGAAAGGAAGCAAGGCGGGGGTTGTATTAATCTCCCCCGAAAAAGAGATGTTAGAGTACTCCCTACACTTCATCTTCCCTAGCTCGAACAGTATAGCGGAATATGAAGCATTGTTAGCTGGAATGAAGTTGGCAGAAAAATTGGAGGTGAAAAACTTGACGGCCCATAGCGACTCGCAATTAGTGGTACAACAGTTCCAAGGCACTTTTGAAGTAAGGGAACCACTATTGGCCCGTTATTTACAGAAGGTGAAGGAACTCGCTCCTAGATTCGAACGCTTTGAACTCATACAAATCAATAGGTCTCTTAACCACCACGCTGACGCACTGTCCAAACTGGCCTCCGCTCGAGACACCTCCGGACGATTGATTCACATGGAGGTCCTACAACGACCGAGTGTGGAAACAAGTGAAGAAGGTGTTCATTGCGTTGATATAGTTGACGATTGGAGAACACCGATACTGAAATATCTGCTTAACCAGGAGCTTCCAGCGGCGCCCTCGGAAGCAAGAAAGTTGAAGACCAAGAAAGCCCGCTTTACAGTCATCGGCCAAGAGCTGTATAAGAGAGAGTATTCAGTACCTTTACTCAAGTGCTTGGGGACACGGGAGGCAGATCAGGCCCTGGAAGAAGTTCACGAGGGAGACTGCAGTGAGCATCTCGGTGCCAGAGTGTTGGCTGGGAAAGTCCTACGAGcaggtttcttttggcccacccTAAAACAAGACGCAGCCCAGAAAGTGCAGACATGTGATAAATGCCAAAAGCACGGCCCTCTAACATTACGACCCCCGTCATCTATCCAACCGATATTTCAGCCGTTGCCGTTTGCACAATGGGGGCTAGACATCTTGGGCCCGTTCCCTATGGCGTCAGCACAAAGGAAATTCTTGTTGGTGGCCACGGAttacttcacaaagtgggttgAAGCTGAACCGTTAGCAACAATAACTGAGAAAAAGGTAGAGGGGGTGATATGGAAGGACATAATTTGCCGCTTCGGAATACCCCGTATTCTCAACACGGATCATGGAACGTAG